A region from the Drosophila ananassae strain 14024-0371.13 chromosome 2L, ASM1763931v2, whole genome shotgun sequence genome encodes:
- the LOC6501621 gene encoding FACT complex subunit SSRP1 isoform X1: MASPNGPPKKPMGSFMIWMSTCGRKKIKAEHPDYKVTEVASLGGKIWHQMSNEDKFVWKKKAALARSDYSSQLQLYVAKNPRLKASGAIYKRGRARPLPKVSIRRNSMSEPAIAGHSSTVIESAYCHSKEETFSSQFQVSLENNPQMKASLTFYKRERTRPQPKVSRTRYSMSEPAIAGRSSTVIENDHFHFKEETCSSSGYCSFECKF; this comes from the coding sequence ATGGCTTCTCCGAATGGGCCTCCAAAAAAACCCATGGGTTCGTTTATGATTTGGATGAGCACTTGCGGGCGAAAGAAGATCAAGGCAGAACATCCAGACTACAAGGTAACAGAGGTTGCATCCCTAGGAGGCAAAATATGGCATCAGATGTCCAATGAGGACAAGTTTGTGTGGAAGAAGAAGGCTGCTTTGGCAAGGAGCGATTATAGTAGTCAGCTTCAGTTATATGTGGCAAAGAATCCACGATTGAAGGCTAGCGGCGCTATTTACAAGCGCGGAAGGGCTCGACCACTGCCGAAAGTTTCCATTAGAAGGAATTCCATGTCGGAGCCCGCCATAGCTGGTCATTCGTCGACTGTCATTGAGAGTGCCTATTGTCATTCAAAGGAAGAGACCTTTTCCAGTCAGTTTCAGGTAAGTCTGGAAAACAATCCACAAATGAAGGCTAGCCTCACTTTTTACAAGCGCGAAAGGACTCGACCACAGCCGAAAGTTTCCAGGACAAGGTATTCCATGTCGGAGCCGGCCATAGCCGGTCGTTCGTCGACTGTCATTGAGAATGaccatttccattttaagGAAGAGACCTGTTCCAGTAGTGGTTACTGCAGTTTTGAATGCAAGTTTTAA
- the LOC6501621 gene encoding high mobility group protein D isoform X2: MASPNGPPKKPMGSFMIWMSTCGRKKIKAEHPDYKVTEVASLGGKIWHQMSNEDKFVWKKKAALARSDYSSQLQLYVAKNPRLKASGAIYKRGRARPLPKVSIRRNSMSEPAIAGHSSTVIESAYCHSKEETFSSQFQDSTTAESFQDKVFHVGAGHSRSFVDCH, from the exons ATGGCTTCTCCGAATGGGCCTCCAAAAAAACCCATGGGTTCGTTTATGATTTGGATGAGCACTTGCGGGCGAAAGAAGATCAAGGCAGAACATCCAGACTACAAGGTAACAGAGGTTGCATCCCTAGGAGGCAAAATATGGCATCAGATGTCCAATGAGGACAAGTTTGTGTGGAAGAAGAAGGCTGCTTTGGCAAGGAGCGATTATAGTAGTCAGCTTCAGTTATATGTGGCAAAGAATCCACGATTGAAGGCTAGCGGCGCTATTTACAAGCGCGGAAGGGCTCGACCACTGCCGAAAGTTTCCATTAGAAGGAATTCCATGTCGGAGCCCGCCATAGCTGGTCATTCGTCGACTGTCATTGAGAGTGCCTATTGTCATTCAAAGGAAGAGACCTTTTCCAGTCAGTTTCAG GACTCGACCACAGCCGAAAGTTTCCAGGACAAGGTATTCCATGTCGGAGCCGGCCATAGCCGGTCGTTCGTCGACTGTCATTGA